A part of Drosophila bipectinata strain 14024-0381.07 chromosome 3L, DbipHiC1v2, whole genome shotgun sequence genomic DNA contains:
- the RpL15 gene encoding large ribosomal subunit protein eL15 translates to MGAYRYMQELYRKKQSDVMRYLLRIRVWQYRQLTKLHRSPRPTRPDKARRLGYKAKQGFVIYRIRVRRGGRKRPVPKGCTYGKPKSHGVNQLKPYRGLQSIAEERVGRRLGGLRVLNSYWIAQDASYKYFEVILIDTHHSSIRRDPKINWICKHVHKHRELRGLTSAGKSSRGIGKGYRYSQTIGGSRRAAWKRKNREHMHRKR, encoded by the exons ATGGGGGCTTATCGGTATATGCAGGAACTGTATAGGAAGAAGCAAAGCGATGTCATGCGATATCTGCTTAGAATTCGCGTTTGGCAGTATCGTCAATTGACTAAATTGCATCGCTCGCCTAGGCCAACTCGACCGGATAAAGCAAGACGTCTGGGATATAAAGCTAAACAAGGATTTGTCATTTATCGAATTCGTGTACGTCGTGGTGGCCGAAAGCGCCCTGTACCAAAAGGCTGCACTTATGGAAAGCCAAAAAGTCATGGTGTAAATCAATTAAAACCTTATCGTGGATTGCAGTCTATTGCTGAG gaacgTGTTGGTCGCAGGTTAGGTGGCCTTCGGGTTTTGAACTCCTATTGGATTGCTCAAGATGCTTCATATAAGTATTTTGAGGTAATATTGATCGATACTCATCATAGTTCAATTCGTCGTGATCCGAAAATTAATTGGATATGCAAGCACGTGCATAAGCATCGCGAGTTAAGGGGCCTTACATCTGCAGGTAAAAGTTCCCGTGGAATCGGCAAAGGATACAGATACTCGCAGACCATTGGTGGGTCCAGGCGTGCTGCTTGGAAGCGCAAGAACCGAGAGCATATGCACAGGAAGCGTTAA